AAGGTTAAGCGCGACACCCATTATGCCTCCCGGAAATTCCACAAGTTCCATGGACATAACATTGTCAAGCCCGAACACGCGGGCGATACCGTCGCCTACCTGAATTACTTCGCCCACTTCGCTTAAAGTTACCTTTGTTTCATAATTTTCAATCTGCGCCTTGATAATTCCTGTGATTTCATCCGGTCTTATCTGCATTGCTTCCTCCTTGAGGTATGTCAGTTATTTTTTCTTTTTTGTATTCTTTTTAACGGTTTTTTTCGCGCTCTTTTTTGCCTTTTTCCTGCCCTCTTTAAGTTCCTTTTTCATTGTATCAAGGTACTGCCTTACGCTTGCGTCAATTAAAGTCATCCTGTCCCTGACTATGATTCCGCCAAGGATTCCTTCGTCCACCTTTGTGTCCATGCGTACTTTCTTTTTAAATGAAGTTTCAAGCTGCGCCAATACCTTTGCCTCTTCAACAGGAGTTAAGGTATACGCGGTCTTTACCTGAATCTGTTTTATGCCCGCAAGTTCGTCCGCTTTCTGCGAGTAAATCTCGTAAACGGAAAATAAAAGCGCTTCTCTTTTCTTATCTATAAGAAGGCACATAAAATTAAGCGCCAGCCTTGAAATCTTGTCCTTAAATTCGTTTGTAACAACAGCCCTTTTATCCGCTTTGCTTACGCCGGGGTGTCCAAGTATCGCCGCAAAATCACGGTTTGCTGAAACTGCGGACTGCAAAAGCCGCAGGTCTTCCCTTACCTTTTCTATCTGGTTTAAGTTCGCCGCCGCCTGAAAAAGCGCTTCGGTGTATTTTGTAGGTAACGTAGTGTTTATCATCTAATCACCCTTTTTAGTTTTTTCCTATGTTTTCAATTGCATCCTGAACAATCTCTGTCTGCGCTTTCTTTGACATACTTGCCTTTACAATCTTTTCCGCCGCAATAACGGCTATATCAACAATACTGCCTTTTACGTCTTCTATCGCTTTAACCTTTTCCGCTTCAATTTCTTTTTTTGCTTCCACTATAAGTTTGTGCCCTTCTTCTTTTGCGGTTTCAATTATTTCATGCCTTGACCTTTCGCCTTCTGCCACGGCTTTTTCAAGCGCCGCGGAGGCGTTTAAGTGCATTTCCCTCATCTTTATTTCATATTCTTCTTTCATTTTCTGCATTTCATCGCGGTCTTTTTCCACTTTATCAAGCGTGTCCGTAATGTATTTTTCCCTGTTAGTAAGCGTTTTAATAAGCGGTTTTAAGAAGAATATCCAAATCATAGGAACCGCCAAAAGAAAAGTTATAAGCTGTACCAGCAACACCGCTTTATCTACTGAAACCATTTTTATCCTCCTGTATTTTATCCCTTTTGGGATTTAATTATTTCTATTATATACCTTTTTAATACTCCGGTATTTCTATGAGTGCTAAGCGGGCCTTGCGGCCCGCGTGAAAACTATCCTATGAAAAGATCCTTGAAAGGATTTGCGAATATAAGGATAAGGCCTACAACAAGCGCGTAAATTGTAAGTGATTCAATGATAGCAAGACCAAGGATAAGAACACCCTGAATCTTACCTGCAGCTTCCGGCTGCCTTGCTACGCCTTCCGCAGCTTTCGCTGTGGCCATTCCCTGTCCAATTCCGCATCCAAGTGCTGCAAGCCCTACACCCAGCGCTGCCGCTAAAACGGAGAACGCAAAGAAAGTAACGCTTTCATTTGTCGCTTTTCCCGCCGCGCCCGCTGCTTCGCTTGCCATTGCTACACCAACTAATCCCATTACAAAAATTGCCATAAGCACTACAAACCTGAACTTTTTCAAAATCTTCCACCTCCTGTTAATATATTTGAATTAATGTTCTTCGCTGTGTTCATGCGAAGCCACGGCTCCGCTGATATATATGGCTGTAAGCAGGGTGAAAACACCCGCCTGAATAACGCTTACAAGGACGCCAAGCACAATTATAAGCGGCCTTAATACAAAAGAAAAACCCGCCATCATCGCGCTTATCGCGTTTGAATTAACTGTCGGCCAGAACAAAAGAACAAGCACAATGAGGACGCCAAGTAAAATTTCTTTTGCCATAATATTTCCGAAAAGCCTGAAAGAGAGCGATACAGGCCTTGAAATGTCACTCATTAATTCCACAAAAAACATAAAAGGCTTAAGCCATCCCGGAACCGCGTCCCCGCCCGTATAATGCGCAAGGTATTTGATTATGCCCTTTACCCTTATACCTTCAAACCATTCCATTATAAAAACACAAATAGCAAGGGTGACAGTAACGGTAAGCATGCTGGTGGGCGAAATAAGCCCCGGTATTAAACCCATTAGATTGCCGACAAGGATATACATAAAAAGCATTAAAAGTATGGGATAGTAGCGCGGCGCCTGCTTGCCTATTACGGAATCCGCGTAATCCGTTATATATTTAATGAACCATTCCACAAGGTTTTGCGCGCCCCTGGGCCTTAAATCGCGTTTTAAGTTGCCAAGCCACAGTATAAAAATTACTATAGCGAAATCCAGCATCATCATAAGGACAATGGTAAAAGCGTGATTGTCAAGAAAAGGGATAAATGAATGATAGTGCAGTGATTCTCCCATTGCGTCTCCTTTATATAGTTTTTTTATTATTTTTAAATAAAAGCGTGTGGCCTATAAGAACCGCGGCTGTTGCCGCAAAAACGCCCGCTAAAAAACCTTTTATTGAAATTACTTCCCTGAACCTGATTACCGCAAATACCGCCGCGCCTATAACAAGTATCTTGCCCATGTATATCATGACCACAGATACCGCTTTTTGAACAGGCTGTCCGTCTCCGGAAATAATTCCTTTTACCGTGAACGTTATTGCCAGGTAATTTAAGGCAAAAAGCATAATGCCGGAAACAGCCCCCAGCGCCAGCCTTAAGTCAAAAAAAGCCGCCGCCATTGACGCTGCCGCCAATATGACAAGCAAAATAAAAACCTTAACGTTTGGCGTCATCTTTAAACCTTCCCGTCTTCACAAATATATTAACGAATCCGGATACTATTCCAAAGAGCAGAAATATTATAGTAAATACCGGCTTTAATCCGGTAAGTTTATCCAGCAAAAGCCCGATTCCAAGCCCCGCAAACGTGCATATTACAAGGGTGAAACCAAGCGTGCCAAGCGTGCCCAGACTTTTAAGCCCTTCCCTTAAATCACTGTCTATTTTCATTTTTTAAGAACCTCCTACCGTATCTTAAAACATCGTTCCATATTTATTTTTGAAAAATTTTTTTACTTGTGAAAATCTGAAGGCTTAATGTCTTTTAAGAATTCTTTAAAGTCCTGCATTTCCTTTTCGTATTTCTCTTTATCCATTATAGTGGCTTCCATGATTACGTTTTCCGCCACAAATATAGGGGCGTCAGTCCTTAGCGCAAGCGCTATAGCATCTGACGGCCTGGAATCAATTTCGTATTCAGCTTTCTTGTCTTTCAGGATAATCTTAGCAAAAAAGGTGTTTTCCTTAATGGCAGAAATCATAACCTCCTGCACTTCTATCCCTGTTGTTTCCAGAATAACCTTTAAAAGATCGTGTGTCATAGGCCGGGGAACTTCTATATTTTCCAGGGCCATTAAAATAGCATCCGATTCATAAACCCCCACCCATATGGGCAGGTAGCGTTTTTCTTCTTTATCGGACAGTATCACAATGGGCATGCGCGACGTGGAATCCGTGGCAAGCCCGCTGACTTTCATTTCAATCATCAGAAACCTCTTCACATTTCAATAAGCAAATTTAAAATGATAATACAACAAGCGCAGATTTTTGGCAATAGTTTTTTGAATAATTGTTATAAAAATGCGGCTTGTCGGTTTGGTTTCGTCTTGGTAGACGCGGGTCTTTAGCCCGCGGATTTTTTAGATTTTATGTTTAT
The Candidatus Goldiibacteriota bacterium genome window above contains:
- the atpH gene encoding ATP synthase F1 subunit delta, which codes for MINTTLPTKYTEALFQAAANLNQIEKVREDLRLLQSAVSANRDFAAILGHPGVSKADKRAVVTNEFKDKISRLALNFMCLLIDKKREALLFSVYEIYSQKADELAGIKQIQVKTAYTLTPVEEAKVLAQLETSFKKKVRMDTKVDEGILGGIIVRDRMTLIDASVRQYLDTMKKELKEGRKKAKKSAKKTVKKNTKKKK
- the atpF gene encoding F0F1 ATP synthase subunit B → MVSVDKAVLLVQLITFLLAVPMIWIFFLKPLIKTLTNREKYITDTLDKVEKDRDEMQKMKEEYEIKMREMHLNASAALEKAVAEGERSRHEIIETAKEEGHKLIVEAKKEIEAEKVKAIEDVKGSIVDIAVIAAEKIVKASMSKKAQTEIVQDAIENIGKN
- the atpE gene encoding ATP synthase F0 subunit C codes for the protein MASEAAGAAGKATNESVTFFAFSVLAAALGVGLAALGCGIGQGMATAKAAEGVARQPEAAGKIQGVLILGLAIIESLTIYALVVGLILIFANPFKDLFIG
- the atpB gene encoding F0F1 ATP synthase subunit A; amino-acid sequence: MGESLHYHSFIPFLDNHAFTIVLMMMLDFAIVIFILWLGNLKRDLRPRGAQNLVEWFIKYITDYADSVIGKQAPRYYPILLMLFMYILVGNLMGLIPGLISPTSMLTVTVTLAICVFIMEWFEGIRVKGIIKYLAHYTGGDAVPGWLKPFMFFVELMSDISRPVSLSFRLFGNIMAKEILLGVLIVLVLLFWPTVNSNAISAMMAGFSFVLRPLIIVLGVLVSVIQAGVFTLLTAIYISGAVASHEHSEEH
- a CDS encoding AtpZ/AtpI family protein; amino-acid sequence: MKIDSDLREGLKSLGTLGTLGFTLVICTFAGLGIGLLLDKLTGLKPVFTIIFLLFGIVSGFVNIFVKTGRFKDDAKR
- a CDS encoding bifunctional nuclease family protein; the protein is MIEMKVSGLATDSTSRMPIVILSDKEEKRYLPIWVGVYESDAILMALENIEVPRPMTHDLLKVILETTGIEVQEVMISAIKENTFFAKIILKDKKAEYEIDSRPSDAIALALRTDAPIFVAENVIMEATIMDKEKYEKEMQDFKEFLKDIKPSDFHK